TGTTCAAACGCAAAGTCGGCGCCGGGGTCGTTGCGGTACGCCGCGCAGGGGCAATCCACGTATTTAGTTCACTGAATTATTTCTTCCTCATCGGTCAGATGATCGTCCCGGGGTCGAGCTACTGGAATATGGCCATCGGAAGAGAGCCGGGCGACGTGATGAAAGACACAGAGGGTGTTCGGACCATGAAGGACCTCGGGCAGAACATGGCATGGCTGCTCAAAAAACTTAATGCTTAAGAGCATCGAAAGGAGATGGAAATGAAATTATTCTTGGCAGCAGTAGTCGGCATCGCCCTTCTGGCAGGTCAGGCTTTTGCAGCAGAAGAGGCGGTTCTCAAAGATCAGAAGGACAGGGTGAGCTACAGCATCGGAGTAGATATCGGGAACAATCTGAAGAAGCAGTCCTTGGAGATCGATCCGGACCTGCTCGCAAGGGGACTCAAAGACGCGTACACGGGAGGCAAGACCGTAATCTCTGATCAGGAAGTCCGTGACATACTGGTCGGTTTGCAGAAGGAGATGGTGGCGAAGCAGCAGGAACAGGCGAAGGTGGTCGCCGAAAAGAACAAGAAGGAAGGCGATGCCTTCCTCGCGGAAAATAAGAAAAAAGAGGGTGTCGTGACCCTACCGAGCGGCCTCCAGTATAAGGTCATAAAGGAAGGCTCGGGACCGACTCCAAAGTTGACCGATACGGTGACCGTTAACTATAAGGGAAGCCTGGTCGATGGAAAAGAGTTCGACAGCTCATATCGACGGGGGCAACCGGCATCCTTTCCGGTCAACGGCGTTATTCCCGGATGGACGGAAGCCTTGCAGCTCATGAAGGAAGGCTCTACATGGGAGATCGTTATTCCTTCCAACCTCGCTTACGGGGAAAAAGGCGCGGGAGGTGTTATCGGCCCCAATGCCACCCTTATCTTTGAAGTGGAGCTTCTCTCGGTGAAGGAGCAGGGCTCTCTCCCCCCCTCGCACCCTTAACGATGCGGCTTACGATGAGAATGGAGAGAAGAGAAGAAAAGCGAAGTACCCTGTAATCGATGGGAACGGATTTGGGGTGGGTCTGCCTTCGTCCATCCCTTCCTTCCCTAATTACGGGAAGCTCGCCATTCAATCAGGACATCTTGCGTCGTCGCTCGCTGCAACTATACCACTCATTCATATCGCAACGGTTCAACAGGGTCCAGTTTCGCTGCCTGCCACGCAGGATAGATGGTTGAGAGAAAACTGATCGCTATTGCCGAGATCGAGACGGCAAGAAAATCCGACACATTCATCTTCACCGGGAGATGGCTCAGGTAGTAAATATCCGGGGGAAGCTTTATGATCTGGTATGTATTAAGGATATAGGATAAGACGTACCCGCCTGTCAGGCCGATACCTGTTCCTGTGAGGCCGATGAGAAAACCCTGGATCATGAATACCGCCATTATCCCCCTGTTCGTGGCGCCCATCGTCTTCAAGATGGCTATTTCTCTCTGCTTTTCGATCACGTTCATAATGAGGGTACTCACGATATTGAAGGAGGCGACAAAGATTATCAGTACAAGGATGATAAACATCGCAAACTTTTCGAGCTTCAGGGCAGAAAAGAGATTCTTGTTCATCTGCATCCAGTCCCTCACGTGATAGGGGACCCCCAGCAATCTCCTGATTCTTTCGCCAGCTTCGGCCGCCTTATAGATATCTCCTATCCGCACCTCAACCCCCGTAACAGAGCTGCCCATTCCGAAGAACTCCTGGGCCTGCTTGAGGCCGACTATTACGAGGTTCGAATCATACTCAAACATGCCAACCTCGAATATTCCGGCTAACCTGAATTTTTTCACCTTTGGGAGCATACCAAGCGGACCGACTTCTCCGGAAGGAGAGAGGATGGATATCTCATCGCCCAGAAAGGCCCCGAGTCTGCCGGCGAGTTCCTTTCCGACTATTATCCCGGGTAATCCTCCGGACCGTTCGTCCAAATCGTTGAGGCTGCCTTCCTTGAGATGGTTTGCGATATCCGTCGTATTCTTTTCAAGAGCAGGCTCGATACCCCTGATGTAGACCCCCTGGCCCTTACTGCCCGAAGAGACCATAACCTGACCAAGAGCAAAAGGCGCGGCAGCAACAACGTCCCTGTCGGTTTTTATCTTCTCGAGGACACCGCGATAATCCTCGATGGTTCCCCTGTAGTCGAGGATTACGAGATGGGCATTCACGCCGAGAATCTTTTTCTGGAGGTCCTCATGGAATCCGCTCATGACGGCGAGGACGACGATGAGTGCCATGACGCCGACAGCGACCCCTCCGATCGAGACCGCCGTCTGGAAGGAAAGGCCTCTCCGTGTCTTTCTCGATCTCAGATACCGGAGGGCGATGAATAGCGGGAATGGATGGTTCACGTCTTTTTAAAGGCTCGCAATGGGGCGTTTCGGGTTTCGACTCGTGAATCTGCAGTCATCTTCATTGTTCCGGCTTTAAGAGGGGAAACAGGATCACGTCCCTTATGGACTGAGAATCCGTGAGCAACATCACGAGTCTGTCGATGCCGATTCCTTCCCCCGCGGCGGGCGGCATACCGTATTCCAGCGCCCTCACAAAATCCTCATCCATGAACTGGGCCTCCTCGTCTCCCTTCTCCCGCGCCTCAACCTGTTTGAGAAACCTCCCTCGCTGATCCAGGGGATCATTGAGTTCGGAAAAGGCGTTCGCGATCTCCCTGGACGCGATGAAGAGCTCGAACCTTTCGACGAGTTCAGGGCAGTCCGCCTTCCTCTTCGCGAGGGGTGAAAGATCGACGGGATAATCGATGATAAAGGTCGGCTGTATCAATTCCGGTTCGACAGCCTCCTTGAATATCTCATCGAGGACCTTCGCGTGCGATGCCCCTTTTTCTATAACTATCTTCCTCGATCTCGCCCAGCTCATCGCCTCCGCAGGATCCGTGATTGCGGTGACGGGCATCCCCTTTTCGCCTAAGGCATCGAGCATCGGCAGCCTTTTCCAGGGAGGGGTAAGATCTATCACGGCGTCACCGAAAGGAATCCTGAGTGTTCCTGCCACCTTTTCAGCCGTATGACAAATAAGCTCCTCCGTGAAACCCATGAGAAAGGTATAGTCCTTATACGCCATGTAGAATTCAAGCATGGTGAATTCTGGATTGTGTTTCGTCGATATTCCTTCATTTCTGAAATTCTTGTTGATCTCAAAGACGCGCTCATAGCCCCCCACGAGAAGTCTCTTCAGATAGAGCTCGGGAGCAACCCTGAGGAAGAGGTCCATGCTGAGGGCATTATGGTGTGTCTTGAAGGGCCTGGCGGTCGCACCTCCGGGGATCTGATGCATCATCGGCGTTTCCACTTCGATAAAACGTTTTGCCTCGAGGAAATCCCTGATAGCTTTGATCGCGATGCTCCTTTTCTCGAAGGTCTTCTGAACTTCGGGGTTAACGATCAGGTCCACATATCGCTGCCGGTATCTCATCTCGATATCCTTGAGGCCGTGCCACTTTTCCGGAAGGGGTCTCAGCGACTTTGTGAGGAGCTTGAAATCTTTCACCTCTATCGTGAGTT
This genomic stretch from Thermodesulfovibrionales bacterium harbors:
- the lysS gene encoding lysine--tRNA ligase, with product MLEINEQIEQRLKKLREFQEAGIEPFGGSFEADSHASEILSRYDKLSKEELEAIPVVCSIAGRIVAMRDFGKAAFAHLQDSSGRIQVYFRKDMLGEGYSIVKKLDVGDIVGLRGRLFRTKTEELTIEVKDFKLLTKSLRPLPEKWHGLKDIEMRYRQRYVDLIVNPEVQKTFEKRSIAIKAIRDFLEAKRFIEVETPMMHQIPGGATARPFKTHHNALSMDLFLRVAPELYLKRLLVGGYERVFEINKNFRNEGISTKHNPEFTMLEFYMAYKDYTFLMGFTEELICHTAEKVAGTLRIPFGDAVIDLTPPWKRLPMLDALGEKGMPVTAITDPAEAMSWARSRKIVIEKGASHAKVLDEIFKEAVEPELIQPTFIIDYPVDLSPLAKRKADCPELVERFELFIASREIANAFSELNDPLDQRGRFLKQVEAREKGDEEAQFMDEDFVRALEYGMPPAAGEGIGIDRLVMLLTDSQSIRDVILFPLLKPEQ
- a CDS encoding lipoprotein-releasing ABC transporter permease subunit, whose amino-acid sequence is MNHPFPLFIALRYLRSRKTRRGLSFQTAVSIGGVAVGVMALIVVLAVMSGFHEDLQKKILGVNAHLVILDYRGTIEDYRGVLEKIKTDRDVVAAAPFALGQVMVSSGSKGQGVYIRGIEPALEKNTTDIANHLKEGSLNDLDERSGGLPGIIVGKELAGRLGAFLGDEISILSPSGEVGPLGMLPKVKKFRLAGIFEVGMFEYDSNLVIVGLKQAQEFFGMGSSVTGVEVRIGDIYKAAEAGERIRRLLGVPYHVRDWMQMNKNLFSALKLEKFAMFIILVLIIFVASFNIVSTLIMNVIEKQREIAILKTMGATNRGIMAVFMIQGFLIGLTGTGIGLTGGYVLSYILNTYQIIKLPPDIYYLSHLPVKMNVSDFLAVSISAIAISFLSTIYPAWQAAKLDPVEPLRYE
- a CDS encoding FKBP-type peptidyl-prolyl cis-trans isomerase, which produces MKLFLAAVVGIALLAGQAFAAEEAVLKDQKDRVSYSIGVDIGNNLKKQSLEIDPDLLARGLKDAYTGGKTVISDQEVRDILVGLQKEMVAKQQEQAKVVAEKNKKEGDAFLAENKKKEGVVTLPSGLQYKVIKEGSGPTPKLTDTVTVNYKGSLVDGKEFDSSYRRGQPASFPVNGVIPGWTEALQLMKEGSTWEIVIPSNLAYGEKGAGGVIGPNATLIFEVELLSVKEQGSLPPSHP